From the genome of Streptomyces sp. NBC_01116, one region includes:
- a CDS encoding HAD family hydrolase has translation MTGAAIFDVDGTLTDTNHLHVVSWWEAFRQAGHTVPMPDIHRAVGLGSGDLIERLLGFDRDPEQDAAISSAHTVLYATYFDRLPAFAGAGDLLRALAGRGWRVVLATSAGGAELAALRRAVDADEAILATASADDVDRGKPSPEPVELACRLAGASAERAVFVGDTVWDMEAAGRAGATAVALLSGGIPRTDLERAGAEAVYGDVADLLDRLDDSPFGPGPG, from the coding sequence ATGACGGGCGCGGCGATCTTCGATGTGGACGGCACACTTACCGATACCAATCACCTCCACGTGGTGTCGTGGTGGGAGGCTTTCCGGCAGGCCGGGCACACAGTGCCGATGCCGGACATCCACCGGGCGGTCGGCCTCGGCTCCGGTGATCTGATCGAGCGACTGCTGGGGTTTGACAGGGACCCCGAGCAGGATGCGGCCATCAGCTCCGCCCACACCGTGCTCTACGCGACGTACTTCGACCGCCTCCCTGCCTTCGCGGGCGCGGGCGACCTGTTGCGCGCCCTGGCCGGACGCGGTTGGCGGGTTGTCCTCGCCACGTCGGCGGGCGGGGCGGAGCTCGCGGCTCTGCGGCGGGCGGTGGACGCGGACGAGGCGATCCTGGCCACGGCGAGTGCGGATGACGTCGACCGGGGCAAGCCCTCACCGGAGCCTGTCGAGCTGGCGTGCCGGCTGGCCGGAGCCAGTGCGGAGCGGGCGGTGTTCGTGGGCGACACGGTGTGGGACATGGAGGCGGCGGGGCGGGCCGGGGCGACCGCGGTTGCTCTCCTGTCGGGCGGTATCCCTCGGACGGACCTGGAGCGGGCTGGAGCGGAAGCGGTGTACGGGGATGTCGCCGATCTCCTAGACCGCCTCGACGACAGCCCTTTCGGCCCAGGTCCAGGCTGA